TGAGAAAAAGGGGAAAACAACCAATCACCTCTCTTTGGTTGGGATGACGTCAGTAGCCGTTGCGCACGTACGCTAACGACCATCAAAAAGCATGAATTCCCATGCAAAACGACGCTGGAAGTTTCTAAAGGACTGCATTCTGACTAGAAACGTtaaagtcgacgacgacgtctccgtACGGCGGTTCAGCACCTTTCAATTGCTCGAAGTGGAGCCAATCGACGACAAGCGACGCGAAGGAAAGTGGCTTCGATACGAAAGCAGAGAACTGGGAAAGAGTTCGCTCAATATAAGGTCTGTAGTACACGCATACGCGTGCAGCAGTAGAATTAGCTTCCATTTTTCACCAGACATCTAACCAGTGACGTCAGTCCTAGCAATCTCGCTGGATTTAATAACACGGGAAATATCTGTAAGCAGATTCGTACGGCcgattagaaaaaaattggagGAGTCCTATCGAAGGTGTTTGGCCATCAGAAGAAGTGATGGCATATTATTGCTTGAAGCAAAGAGACTCATTTGAGTAAGAGCACATATAGAGAGGTACCATAAATGTATTTTGTCCCAGTGGCCTTGCTGTATGTGAGTTGGGTGCCGGCATGACAGGACTTGCTGCACTCATGGTAGGTACAGTAACCCTTGCTTCAGTATTTATGGTTTTTCTCCCAAAGGTCGGGGCTTATTCGAATGCAGCTGAAATTCTCGTGACAGACGGGAATTCGCAGTCTGTTCAAAGTAACTTTGACTACGTACATGTACATAAGAAGGTACTATAGTGTGGCTGTTTTATTTCTCTAGACATTGAAAGAAACATAGAAGCCAACGAATTCGACTTTGCGTCAAAGCGAGTGAAGAGCAGGTGAGACTCCTCGTGTTTGCATGGCACGCACACCGAGAGACAAAACGAAGGGACAGCGACAAGTCTTAAAATTAGATCAATTAAAGTTCCCTATGAAACTTGACGAAACTTGACGATAGCGAGTCGCATACCGAGCCAAAGGCGACGATCTTATAGTGTTTACGGAACGGACGGACAGACAGAGACGCGCGGGCGCGGAGTCAGATAGGCGGCCAAGCAGATGCTGAACGTTGATCGACTTGAGAAAGCCGTTCGCAAGGAGACGAGTCTATTGCAGTCGAAAACGGCCCAGCAGTTGGTCGGCGCAAACAATCGCGCTCACTTCGTCTTGACGAAACGACTCGACGTTCACGCTCGCGAACACCATCGCGAAAAGCGCGCTGTCGTTCGAATGGAACAGAAATTGCGCACCGATATG
This sequence is a window from Oscarella lobularis chromosome 7, ooOscLobu1.1, whole genome shotgun sequence. Protein-coding genes within it:
- the LOC136188880 gene encoding calmodulin-lysine N-methyltransferase-like isoform X1 — its product is MNSHAKRRWKFLKDCILTRNVKVDDDVSVRRFSTFQLLEVEPIDDKRREGKWLRYESRELGKSSLNIRHLTSDVSPSNLAGFNNTGNICVWPSEEVMAYYCLKQRDSFDGLAVCELGAGMTGLAALMVGAYSNAAEILVTDGNSQSVQNIERNIEANEFDFASKRVKSSILLWECEADFKEWAGHFDVILCADGLFFEDSHDGLIDTMKALLKPKVRFSPYIYTLHTRRVQGYALHFAPKRKHTLQAFCKKAEKNFRVEITEIYDARVWQKHQQALTLSSYDPDLHYPLMIRLEKY
- the LOC136188880 gene encoding calmodulin-lysine N-methyltransferase-like isoform X2 → MNSHAKRRWKFLKDCILTRNVKVDDDVSVRRFSTFQLLEVEPIDDKRREGKWLRYESRELGKSSLNIRHLTSDVSPSNLAGFNNTGNICVWPSEEVMAYYCLKQRDSFDGLAVCELGAGMTGLAALMVGAYSNAAEILVTDGNSQSVQNIERNIEANEFDFASKRVKSSILLWECEADFKEWAGHFDVILCADGLFFEDSHDGLIDTMKALLKPKGYALHFAPKRKHTLQAFCKKAEKNFRVEITEIYDARVWQKHQQALTLSSYDPDLHYPLMIRLEKY